TCCTGATTCGCCCTTCAGCGCCCTCTGCACCTCATATCTGGAGCAAGTGGAGAGGTACGAGGAAGGTCGACTGACCTCTCGCAAGGAGAACGCGCGCCTCATTCGGGCCCGAATCCTGCCGGCACTCGGAGCTCTCCCCATCCGGAGCGTTACGGCCGTGATTGTAGCCGACTTCTATGACTCAGAGTACGACCACGCGAAAAGCCAAGCGCGCAATCTAATGACGGTCCTTCGTCAAATCTGCGACCGCGGACTCAGGCTCGGCCTAATGCGTAGCAACTTCGCACGAGAAATCAGACTGGCACCACGAAAGCGTAAGGAAATCTTCGCACCGTCGCCCATGGAGCTTGATGAGCTTCGCGACGCCATCGTCGCCTACCGAGAACGGCCCGGCCGGATGGGACCTCGTCCGAATGACTTGCTCGAACACGTCGTCGAAGTGATTCTCGGGACTTCCTGCCGCATCAGTGAAGCAGTGGGGCTACGCTGGGAGGATTTAGACCTCGCGTCGAGCGTACCTACCGTTAGTGTGGTTGGGCAGGTCATCGAAGGGCACCAGCAAGCCAAGCATTGGGCGCCGGTATTGAAGACCAGAACCTCGGCACGAGTCGTACCGATTCCTGACCATTTAGTGACAGTGCTCATGGAGCGCAAGCTGAGGGCGCGCGCTGGTAGCACGTACGTTTTCGAGACTAGCTCCGGGCGGTCCAATGGAGCGCAGGACGTTCATCGTGCCCTGCGGATTGTCCGAGAGTGGGCTGGTATTTCCGAAGAAGTGGTCCCACA
This DNA window, taken from Paramicrobacterium agarici, encodes the following:
- a CDS encoding tyrosine-type recombinase/integrase, whose amino-acid sequence is MIVADFYDSEYDHAKSQARNLMTVLRQICDRGLRLGLMRSNFAREIRLAPRKRKEIFAPSPMELDELRDAIVAYRERPGRMGPRPNDLLEHVVEVILGTSCRISEAVGLRWEDLDLASSVPTVSVVGQVIEGHQQAKHWAPVLKTRTSARVVPIPDHLVTVLMERKLRARAGSTYVFETSSGRSNGAQDVHRALRIVREWAGISEEVVPHSLRKAVATTVNDMVGLKASAAVLGHSESRVTEDYYARRALHAPDVRFALDALAPGASRSAPGE